From a region of the Sesamum indicum cultivar Zhongzhi No. 13 linkage group LG3, S_indicum_v1.0, whole genome shotgun sequence genome:
- the LOC105158999 gene encoding probable LRR receptor-like serine/threonine-protein kinase At1g74360 — translation MNPTASDHHFLAAIFMFSWLITGKTVSGDIESDKQVLLNLKAHILSWNPVMNENPFTGWNSTDEFPCNWPGISCNTRGNRVTAVDLSNKNIPGPLFRNFSGLPELEHLNLSANIIHGTIPDDLSKCRNLRALNLSHNIIEGEFNLAGFDNLELLDLSNNRIQGSLRLMFPARSFRNLVVLKLSSNNLSGPVDDLFNLYRNLHSLDLGGNNFSGNLSFQFDRLLEFSVPTNNLGGEIPGWFFSENCSLRRLDLSDNFFIGQIPKEISNCKDLVSLDLYGNKFSGEIPPEVGSLSSLQSLLLGENSFSRDVPESLVEMSNLSLLDLSRNEFGGNVQEVFGRLHQVNSLVLNGNSYTGGLLSSGILELQNISELDLSDNDFSGPLPVEISQMSNLKMLVLADNQFTGSIPHGYGNLSRLQALDLSFNNLSGSIPSSFRKLSSILWLMFANNSLTGEIPAELGNCSSLLWLNLANNQLSGAIPPEFFNVGSNATAQLILLNQVGQTASGFSQCTNLRRWIPTTDSPLSSFTRFAGRRCEIKWDFLLKGCLSFPLCTPQEKSGPGYLQLRGNKLSGGLPPEISKMQNLGMLHLDDNAFYGQLPPQIGSLPLLALQVSKNMFSGEIPEEIGTLKRLRILDLSYNNFSGELPGSLSSLTELYKFNISYNPYLSGRIPSTGQLATFSQSSFLGNPLLEFPFWTEEGRTSSPPVGEPKELLDRFLFAFSFSYPFFFVSSFLGFLFLGNEKISPLKTKRKSKTRRM, via the exons ATGAACCCGACAGCATCCGATCATCATTTCTTGGCTGCAATTTTCATGTTCTCGTGGCTAATAACTG GCAAAACTGTGAGTGGAGACATAGAGAGTGATAAACAAGTACTACTCAATCTTAAGGCTCATATACTATCGTGGAATCCTgtgatgaatgaaaatccattcACCGGGTGGAACTCAACGGATGAATTTCCATGCAATTGGCCTGGAATTTCATGCAACACAAGAGGCAACCGTGTTACCGCAGTAGATCTCTCCAACAAAAACATCCCGGGGCCGTTGTTTCGCAATTTCTCTGGACTGCCTGAGCTGGAGCACCTTAACCTTTCAGCAAATATAATACATGGGACGATCCCTGATGACTTAAGCAAATGCAGAAACCTGAGAGCCCTCAACCTATCACATAACATAATTGAAGGTGAGTTCAATCTTGCTGGATTCGACAACCTGGAACTTCTTGATCTGTCCAATAATAGAATCCAGGGCAGTCTTCGGTTAATGTTTCCTGCTAGATCATTCAGAAATTTGGTGGTCTTGAAGCTGTCATCGAATAATTTAAGTGGTCCGGTTGATGACTTGTTCAACCTCTACCGAAACTTACACTCTCTTGATCTGGGAGGAAACAACTTTAGTGGGAATTTGTCGTTTCAGTTTGACCGGTTGCTTGAGTTTTCGGTACCTACGAACAATTTAGGTGGTGAAATTCCTGGTTGGTTTTTCAGTGAAAACTGCAGCTTACGACGTTTAGACTTATCAGATAATTTCTTCATTGGACAGATCCCGAAAGAAATTTCCAACTGCAAGGATTTGGTGAGTTTGGACCTGTATGGAAACAAGTTCTCTGGGGAAATCCCTCCTGAAGTTGGATCCCTTTCGAGCCTCCAGTCGCTTTTGCTAGGTGAAAATAGTTTCTCTAGGGATGTCCCAGAGTCTCTGGTGGAGATGAGCAACTTGTCCTTATTGGATCTAAGCAGGAACGAATTTGGAGGAAATGTTCAAGAAGTTTTCGGCCGACTCCATCAAGTAAATTCTCTTGTTTTGAATGGAAATTCATACACTGGAGGCTTACTTTCATCTGGAATTCTTGAGTTACAGAATATATCTGAATTGGACTTAAGTGACAATGATTTCTCCGGTCCATTACCAGTAGAAATTTCTCAAATGTCAAACTTGAAGATGTTGGTTCTGGCTGACAATCAGTTTACTGGAAGTATACCTCATGGATATGGAAACCTGTCAAGACTCCAAGCTCTCGATCTCTCTTTCAATAATCTTAGTGGATCAATCCCATCAAGTTTCAGAAAGTTAAGCTCGATTTTGTGGTTAATGTTTGCAAACAATTCTCTAACAGGTGAAATCCCTGCAGAATTAGGCAACTGTAGCAGCCTGTTATGGTTAAATCTTGCAAACAACCAACTCTCAGGGGCCATTCCACCTGAATTCTTCAACGTTGGCAGCAACGCAACAGCACAATTAATCCTACTGAATCAGGTCGGTCAGACAGCCTCTGGATTCAGCCAATGCACGAACCTGAGGAGATGGATCCCCACAACGGACTCCCCATTGTCCTCATTTACGCGTTTTGCAGGTCGAAGGTGTGAAATCAAGTGGGATTTCTTGCTAAAAGGATGCCTGTCATTCCCCCTGTGCACTCCTCAGGAGAAATCCGGCCCCGGTTACCTTCAACTAAGAGGCAACAAATTGTCAGGTGGACTCCCACCTGAAATCAGCAAGATGCAGAACTTGGGCATGTTACATCTCGATGACAATGCTTTTTACGGTCAGCTCCCTCCACAGATTGGTTCGCTGCCACTGTTAGCGCTACAAGTATCGAAGAACATGTTTTCTGGTGAGATACCAGAAGAAATCGGGACGCTGAAACGCTTGCGAATCCTGGATCTGTCATATAACAATTTCTCGGGGGAATTACCTGGAAGCCTGTCAAGCTTAACCGAGctatataaatttaacatCTCCTACAATCCATATTTATCTGGTAGAATACCATCTACTGGTCAGCTAGCAACATTTTCTCAGTCATCGTT